GCGGATAAAGTCATCGCGGCTCGGGACCCCCACGGCTTCCGGCCCTTGTGTATCGGCCGGCTGAACGGCTCTTGGGTAGTGGCCTCCGAAACCTGCGCCCTGGACCTGGTACAGGCCGATTACTGGCGCGATGTGGAACCCGGCGAAATCGTGGTCCTCGACGAAAATGGCCTCCATTCCCACAAACCTTTTCTGCCTGCCGCGCCCCACTTCTGCATCTTCGAATACGTCTATTTCGCAAGGCCCGACAGCTACGTCTTCGGCCAAAGCGTCTATATGGTGCGCAAGCGCCTGGGCGAGGCTTTAGCCCGGGAACACCCGCTATCCGCCGATCTGGTGATGCCCTTTCCCGACTCCGGCGTCTACGCCGCTCTCGGCTACCACGCGGCCACCGCCATCCCCTTTGAGATGGGCGTGATCCGCAACCATTATGTCGGGCGCACCTTCATCCAGCCGTCACAAAGCATGCGGGATTTCTCCGTCCGGATCAAACTCAATCCCGTGCGGGACCTCCTCAAGGACCAACGAGTGGTGGTCATCGAAGACTCCATCATCCGGGGCACCACCACCCGCTCCCGGGTCAAGTCCCTTAGGGACGCCGGCGCCAAGGAAGTGAGCATGCTGGTGAGCTGCCCGCCCCACCGCTTCCCCTGCTATTACGGTATCGACTTCTCGTCCAAAGGCGAACTCATCGCCTCCCAGCAGGAAATCGACCAGATCCGCGACTTTCTCGGCCTCGATTACCTGGGCTACTTGAGTCTGGAAGGCCTGGTCGAAGCCACCCAGTTAAACCAGAGCGACTTCTGCCTCTCCTGTTTCTCGGGAGATTACCCCGTGCCCCTGGAGGCAAACTTCTCCAAGACCTGCTTCGAAGACGACGTCTGCTCCGCGGCCCACAACGAGACCATCCTACCCCCGGTCTGCGGACGGCCGTAAATGCAAGGGGAAAAGGGCAAAAGGCGAAAAGGGTAAGATATCAGACTGAATCGCCATGAGGCCGACAATCGAGAGGCCCCTCCCCTGCCGCTATGCCTGAACACCTGATCGGCGTCATCTCCGACACCCACGGCCTGCTGCGGCCCCAAGCCGCTTCCGCTCTGTCCGGGGTCGAACTCATCATCCACGCCGGGGACATAGGCAACCCCCAGATATTGGAAGCCCTAACCCGGATCGCCCCGGTGCACGCGGTCCGGGGCAACACCGACCGCGGCGACTGGGCCGCGGACCTGCCCCACACCCGGGTAGTCGAAGTGGGCGGCCTCCTCATCTACGTCCTCCACGAACTCTTCACCCTGGACCTGGACCCCGCCGCGGCAGGTTTTGCCGCAGTCATCTACGGCCACTCCCACTCCCCCCATATGGAACGCAAAAACGGCGTCCTTTATCTCAACCCCGGCAGCGCCGGACCGCGGCGGTTTACGTTGCCGGTGACGTTGGCGCGAATTAAGCTACAAGGCGTCTCCCTGCACCCGGAGCTGGTGGAATTAAAAGCATGAATTACTTCTTATATCATTCAATAAATTTAAGGATTAAATAACATGAGAAAATTAATTGAATTTTTATCTAAGAACAAAGAATGGCTTTTTTCAGGTTTAGGATTATTTCTATTAGTAGCAATGCTTGGTTATTTTGGAAAATTAATTGGAAATTACGATAAAAAAGGGGAAAATGTTATTCAACTTTCCAGCAAAATACAAGACCCAAAAATTACATCTCCAAAACACATTGTTAATTCTGATAATTTATTGCCTAGCAAAATTATAGAGACTATTGATCAAGCACCATTTTTACAACAATCTTAAATAGCTCGGCATTATATTGGCTTAACAGTCATATGGCAAGGCAAATTAACAGGAATTAATAATATTGGGGATAATAATAACCGAATACATATTAAGGATAAACCTCTTGGAACTTTTATTGTTTTTGAGATCAATTCCATTAATTATCCAGGATTAGGCTTAATGAAATATGGTGACAATTTAAAAGTAGAGGGAAAAATCAAAAAGATAGATTCATTGGGGATATATCTTAGTGAAGCAAAAATAGTACCATAATTTTTCTAAATTATTTTCGAACTGAATATTTTGGCTTCGATCCATTATTATAGGATTATTTTTGAGGTTTGAGAGATTTTTTATAAGCGCAAGGGCTGCTGCCCTTTGCCCCCTCCGCCAATTCCCAGGTGAACCTCGCTGGCCTGGCAATTGCAATGGCCAGGGCATAAGCCCTTGCCATTGCATAAGAAAAGCCTATAATATTTCCCTATGACTCCCAAACGCCCCGTTTACCCCTTCGCCGCCCTGGTCGGGCAAGAGCGGCTGAAGCAGGCCCTGATTCTCAATGCCATCAATCCCCTTATCGGCGGGGTGTTGATCCGGGGGGAGAAGGGCACGGCCAAGTCCACTGCGGCCCGAGGCTTGGCGGAGCTGTTGCCCCCCATCCCCATGGTGGCGGGCTGCCCCTTTCACTGCCATCCGGAGTTGCCGGAACTCATGTGCGACGCCTGCCTCAAGCGCCATGAGCAGGGCGAGGTTTTGCCCCGCCGGGACCGGCCCATGCCTGTGGTGGATTTACCCTTGGGCACCACCGAGGACCGGCTGTTGGGCACCATTGATCTCGAAAAGGCCATCAAGAGCGGCGAGAAGCATTTTGAGCCGGGGCTGTTGGCCTCGGCTAACCGCGGTATCCTTTACGTCGACGAAGTGAATCTGCTGGACGATCACCTGGTGGACGTGCTCCTGGACGCCGCGGCCATGGGGGTCAACGTGGTGGAGCGGGAAGGTATTTCGTTTACCCACCCGGCCCGCTTTATCTTGGTGGGCACCATGAACCCCGAGGAAGGCGAACTGCGCCCCCAGTTGCTGGACCGCTTCGGGTTATGCGTTGAAGTCACAGGCCTCCACAATCTGGACGCCCGTATGGCCGTGGTAGAGCGGCGCCTGGCCTTCGAGGCCGACCCGGACGGCTTCAATAATCGCTGGCAGGGGGAGCAGGATGGGATGCGCCAGGCCATTCTTGCCGCCCGGGAGCGCCTGCCCCACGTGGCTTTTACCCATGACCTTCTGCGCCTTATTACCGCCATCTGCGTGGACCAGGGCGTGGACGGCCACCGGGCCGATATCTTTATGCTCAAGGTGGCGCAAACCCTGGCGGCCTTTCGGGGCCGGAAGGCCGTGACCCCGGAGGACGTGCGGGAGGCCGCGGCCTTGGTATTGCCTCACCGCCTGCGCCGAAAACCCTTCAGCGAATCCGAAATGGACGAAAACCGTCTGGAGGAGACCTTCCGCAAGCACGCTGAAGACCTGGCCGAGCGTCCCGTGCCGCAAGCGCCCCCACCTCAGCCCGGCGGCGCCTCCGAGGGGGAAGAAGTTGCCTTAATTGGCGAGGTCACGGTGGCCCCCGGATCGACCTTCCCGGTGCAGCCCTTGGATTTGCCCCATGACCGCCAGGTCAAAAAGGCTCCGGGGGCCCGCACCCGAGCCGTAAGTGATGACACCACCGGACGCTATGTCCGCCCTACCCTTTCCAAGCCTGGGGTCCCCGACCTTGCCCTGGACGCGACGCTCAGGGCCGCGGCCCCCTATCAGGCGGTGCGTGAACGGGGCAATTTGGCCCTGGCCATAAGGGAGCCCGATCTGCGCTACAAGGTGCGGGAAAAGCGAATCGGCCGCCACATCCTGTTTGTGGTGGATGCCTCCGGCTCCATGGGCGCGGATGAGCGCATGGCCGAAACCAAGGCCGCGATCCTGTCGCTCTTAATTGACGCCTACCAGAAAAGGGAGCGGGTGGGACTCATCGTCTTTCGGGGCGCCACCGCCAGGGTGGCCCTACCTTTCACTCACAGTGTAGAAATGGCCCAGCGTTATCTTACAAACCTCCCCACCGGCGGCAAGACCCCCCTGCCCCATGCCCTCAATCTGGCGCGTGAGTTGCTGCAAAAGGAAAAGGCCCGCCACCCCCGGGACGCCTTTCTCCTGGTGCTCATCACCGACGGCCGGGCCAACCTCAGCCTTAGTCAGGGACTGAGCCCCATGGAGGAGGTCAAGGAATTGGCCGCGCAGATCGGCGCCCTCAAGATCAACGCCCTGGTGCTGGACACGGAGCGCTTCGCCCCCTGCCTGGATCTGGGCTGCCTGCCTGAGTTAAGCCGCATCCTGGGGGGCCAGTACCATTCGGTGGCGAGCCTTCGGGCCCCGGAAGTGGTGGCCCGGGTCGCCTCTCTCCTGGGTACTGCCGCAATCCCCTAAAGCCACCCCACCGCCCTGATAAACCCGTTTTAGATTCTCGAAGCATTGACAATTAATCGAGGTTAAGCTACAGGTTACACATAACTGGGTCACAGGTGGTACGGCCTTTTCCACAGAATATCATGTTGATTTTACTTCACTATCTCTTGGCCTTTGCAAAGGGGAGTAAAAAATGCGGGGAAATGTCATGCCGGAACCACAAAAAGAAACCTGGCTTAAACTGGTTGCGCTGACCGTCATCGTCCTGGCGCTGGCTGCGGGTATCTCGGCGTTCAAGGCCGTGGGTTACTCGACGCTGGTCCAGATTTACGCCGCCCGGGAGGCCCGGCACTGGCAAGATTACCAGGTGCAGAGCATTAAAAAGGATAATTTCGCCATTAACCGGGATATCCTGCTGTCCCAGCGGCTACCGGAGGGCAAGGCTGCCAAGGCTCCAAAGACCGCGGCTGCCAGGATCAAGGAATTCGAAGATGAAATGGGTCGCCTGAATCAGGAGCGGGACCAGATAAAAAAGGAGGCCCAGCAGCTCGCGGCTCAGGAGGAAACATTAGCGAAGAAGGCCGGAGAATTAGGCCTGGCCGTGATTCTATTCCAACTGGCCATCTTGAGTACCGCAACCGCGGCCCTCACCCGCAAGAAAATTCTGTGGTTGGTTGGCCTGGCCCTGGGCGTCTGGGGGCTGGTTTACGTGGGTATGAACTTAATCATATGATCTGCTACGATAGCTCCACAATGCAAGCAGGGGGCAGTGAGAGGTTCCGCCCCCCTCCCCTGCCTTATTGCGGTTTCCCTTCAGGATTCTTTTTGACATAAATTTTCATGCCCTCCAGGAGGGCGCCGTCGAGACCCAGTTCATGCCCCCAGGCATCAAAGGCCTTCAGGCCGTCAGTGATTTTGGCCATTTCGTCGGCCCGAATCAAGGCATGTTTCACCTGCATCCCCGGAAAAAGTTCCACAGGCTTATCGTTTACATAAACGCGCATATCAATCCACTGCTTTGATCCGGCCGTCCACCTGGGGAGCGATGGTTTTTTGGGCCTTAATGGCAATGATCACCCGATCCCGGAGCCAATTGCCGGTATCAGTGTAAACGACCCTGTCCATTTCGCCTCCGTCCCTGCGTTCGAGGGCAGCAGCGAATATCTTGAAACCGTCACCTCCGGCGCCCAGATAATCAATGGTGGCCACAATGTATTTTTTGGTGAGGTTTAATAGCTGGCCCCCGACGATGACCTCTCTAACCCGAGACCCCACCGGCGCTGAGCGGCTGTAGGTAAAGGTGAGTCCCGAGACTTGAGGGAAGCGATGAGAAGGCTTCCCCACCTGGGAGACGCCGTGCTCCAGCGCCTCCTTGAGTTGCGCCCCCGTCAGTTGAATGGCAATCAGATAATTGTCATACGGCAGCGCATTATAAACGTCCTGCGTTCTTATCGTTCCCTTGGCAATGCTGCCTTTGATGCTGCCAGCGTTGATGATAGCCGCGTCCGCCTGAGCAGTTTGCCGCATGACGTCGGCGATGAAATCACCCAGGTTGGTTTCCTCGGTTCTAACCCTGCTGGCATCCAGGTCCACCAGGGTCTCGCCGATGCTTTGCCGCAAGGGCGGATTCGCCAGGTCTTCGTAGCGCGTCACAATCGCCTGGATTTGGGGGTCAGGTTTTTCGGTGTTGGGGCTAATCTCCTGGAGCGCCCCCTGGAACTTGACGATTTTCCCGGCCTCAACGCTCAGGTCCAGGACTCCCAAGTTCTTGGCGTGTTCCCAGGCCTGCACGATGATAGTGTTGCCCACCTCCTCGGGATGGGTCAGTTTGGTGTGAGTGTGTCCCCCCACAATGACATCAATGCCAGGCACCTTGGCGGCCAGTTCCCGGTCCACCGGATAACCGCAATGAGATAACACCACAATGATATCGGCCTGGCGCTTGAGCTCCGGGAGATACTTTAAAAGCGCGCTCTCCGGGGGAGTAAATTTCAGGCCTGCGATATTCTTGGGAGCCGTGTTAACCGAATCCTGGGTAACCACCCCGATGATGCCGATTCTTATGCCGTTAAGTTTCTTGATCACATAGGGCTTTAGCGATGGCAGACCTTCAACGTTGGCGCCCAGAATGGGAAAATTGGCCTGGGCAATCCTTTCTTGCAGCACTTTTGGGCCAAAATTGAATTCATGATTGCCCACCACCATGGCGTCAAATTTCATGGCATTCATTACGTCGATAACCGATTGGCCCAGAAACAGGTTGGCCCAGGCGTTCCCCTGGATCATATCGCCTGCAGCCAGCAATATTGATGGCCGCTGTTGGCGAGCCCGGTCCACGGCTCCCGCCAGATAGGCGATGCCGCCTATGGAAGGCTTTCCGTTCGTCTGTTTGATCGGTTCGGCAAACCCATGAAAATCGTTGACATAAAGGATTCTCAGGCTGACCGGCGCCGCCTCAGCCCAGGGCGCCAGGCTCACCATCAGGAGAACGCCGAGCAGAATTATCCAGATTCTTTTCATGCGTACCTCTTAAAAAATCATGCTACTGGCGCCAGAAAACTGGGCTTAATCGGGTTATGGTTGACGATTCACCCCCGCATCCTGGTTGAAAGGGTGGCAATTGCTTACTCTAACGGTGCCGGTGTGCCACTATTTTCCTCATCATATCCTAACAGATCGCGCCGAGATAATCCTTTTTAGCACAGGGAAATTATGTTATACGGGTTCAATAGGCGGGGATTGCTACAAATCATCGGTATTATGGCCTCAGGTTGGGCGTGGGAGAACCCCGATGGACAACAATAAGTCGGACCCTCAGGGTCATCAAAGTATTTTAACGGAAGAATTCTTTTATTTCTTTCTGAGGTTACGTAAAGGCCGTGTGCGGCAAGTGGCCGCGGAAATCCGCTCCCGCTTCCCTGGCGAAACTCCCGAGCAACTGGCCCGGCGGCTCATTTCCGCGCAATCCCAGCTTTCCTTTTTAGGCGGCGCATTCATGCATCTGCCCATGTTGATTCCCGGCCTGGGGCGGACTCTTACACTCCTCGGCGCAGTAGGGGGAGGCGCGGTCCTCACACGGATGCACCTCTATCTTATTTTGGAGATTGCTCTGCTCTTTGGCAAAGACATCGATGACCAGGCTCGGGTTCCGGAGATGGCGGCCGTGGTTGCAGCCACAGGCCTGGCGGTCGGAACCCCCTTCTTGATGGACGCCCTCGACATAAACCCGCTGTTGTCCGTGCCTGCGGCCGGTCTGACGGCCTTTGCCGTCTCCCGGCTCATCGGTGAGGAAACCATCCGCCTTTATCGTGAAATTTCAGAGACCCCCGTTACGTCTTCAGCACTTCCTTTTAAATGGACGCAGGTATCTTTATCCAGGCGCAATGGTTGGGGAAAGAGAAAAGGGCCTGACTTGGCCAGGCCCCTGATGGAACAAACCTAAACGCTAAGGTCTAAGCTATTTTGCCAGCTCGAACTTGCCGTCCTTAACCTGGATAATCACCATGGAATCGGGGCCCAGGCCGTTGTGGTCCGTGGCGCTCAGGTTGTAAATGCCTGACACCCCCACATACCCTTGGGTATTCTCGATAGCGGTCCGCAGGGCCTTGGGATCGGTGCCCGCCTTCTTCATGGCGTTGGCCACGATGGTGATGGCATCCCAAGCGTAGCCCGAGTGGGTGTTAATGGGAAATTGTTTATCCAGGTGATACACGTCATTGTAAAGTTGAATAAAATTCTCGATCACCTTCTTCTGGGGGTCGTTATCCGGTAGCTGCGCCGCGGCCATCAGTTTCGTGGCGGGCATAAGATCGCCTTCCGAGGCCTTACCGGCCAGTTTGATATATTCCGGTCCCGGCTGCCCATGGCACTGGAACAAAGGCACCTTAATTCCAAGCTGGGCCTTGTTCTTGGCCACAATGGCCCCCGCCGGCCCGATGGTCCAGCAGATAATGGCTTGGGGATTGGCATTCTTGATCTTGGTAAGCTGCGCGGTCATGTCGGTATCCTTGGGACCGAAGGACTCCTTGGCCACGAAGGTGATACCGTAATCCGGCGCCAGCTTTTCCAGCCACACGGCTCCGTCCTTGCCGAAGGGGTCGGAGGCATACAGGAGCCCCGCTTTGGTGAGCTTTTTCTCCTTCAGATAGGCGAAAAGTCTCGTAACCGCGGTGGAGGAGCGCTGGGGCGATTTAAAAATGTAGGTGAATGGCCCGGTCTCCTTCATGATCGGCGGATCGCCTCCCACGGTCATAAAGATCGGGATGCCCGCCTCCTCTACGATCTTCTTGACCTGCATGCCCTCGCCCGTGGAGGTGGGTCCGATGATGGCCGCCACCTTGTCGGCGAAGATGAATTTCTTGGCGATGGTCGCGGCCTTGGCAGGGTCGCTCTCCGTATCGCCGATGATCAACTCCAAAGGCTGGCCGTTGATGCCCCCCGCCTTGTTGATCTGATCCACCGCCATTTCCGCTACCAGCTTGGTGGGGGTGCCGATGGGGGCCGCCGGCCCGGACAGCGCGAAGAAAGCCCCTATCTTGATGGGTTTCTGGTCAGCGGCCTGGACGCTGCCAAACGCCGAAACCACCAGGGCCGCCGCCAAGAACACCCTTAAAAGCCCTTTATACATAACCTTCTCCCTCCTCAGAAAATATTCCTTCATTGATGGTCTAATTTAGGCCGTGATGTCAACTGAAAAATTGAGCTTCTTCTATTATTCGCCATATGGAGAAAAAAACTTCAATACCGATTGCAGATTTATGCTTCGCCTCTAATTATCTTTGAATACTTAGAATTCCCCCTCCCCTGGTGGGAGGGGGTTAGGGGGAGTAGGAATAGCCAAGATGCAAGGTTTATCCGGGACAAGCCCTTACGCCAGCATCTCCTGGGCCTGGCGCATGAGCGCGGCAATGGCCAATCCTTGGGGGCAAACCTGCTCAGCCTGGGAGTAGTCCACTTCGGTCAACTGCTGCCGCACGGCTTCAGGCAGCCCCGCGAAGGTCTGCCGGGCCAGTTCCGGCTCGCCATAGTCCCGGTGATACATGAGACAGCGCATGACTTCGTTCACCGGCACAGCCCCGCCCACCGCGGCCTGGCAGATGCTGCCACAGCCGGCGCAGTAATCCGCTTTAGTCTCTAAGGCATACTGGCGCAGGGATTCGAACTCTTCTTTGGCCAGTTTGGTCAGATCACGGGCCGCGGCCACGTTGGCCGAGAGAATACTCAAGTTGGGCATCTGGGAGCAGAGGCTGGCGATTTGGGGATTCTCCCACACGACCTTGAGTTTGGCCTGTTTATCCGAAAAGCCCCGGGCCTGGAAGCCCTCCACCACTTTAAGCTCGGCCTTGGTCGCGCTCTTGGTCGGTCCGGGCCCACCACCCATGGTCTTCATGGCCACCAGCCCCACCCCGGATTTGGCGCAGGCGTTCAGGGCTTCCTGCATCTTGGGGCTTTGCATGGTCCGGAAGTTGTAGGTCAGCATCACCGCATCGATCCAGTTCAGCTTGGCCGCGCCCAAGAGACAATCATCCATGTTAGTGTGGGTGGAAAACCCGAAGAATTTTATCTTGCCCGCCTTCTTCATCTCCGCCGCCCAATCCTTGAAAGCCGGGGTCATTTGGTCGATGCCGGTGATGGCGTGGATGAAGAACAGATCCACGTGGTCCGTCTGCAGCCTTTTCAAACTCTTATCCAGACGCTCGGTGAGGTTGCCCTTCTTGGGGACGAGCTTGGTGACCAGAAAAATCTCCTTGCGGGCTTCAGGGTTGCGGGCGAAGAAGCGGCCAAAGCCCTCCTCGCTCAGTCCATTGCCGTAGCTCTCGGCCGTGTCCCAGTAGGTGACTCCCCATTTCACGGCCTGCTTGAGGAGCAACTGGTTGTTAATGGTGTCGAACATACCTCCTAGATTAAGGATAGACACATCCACCCCGGTCTTCCCCAGTTTGCGTTTAGGCACGGTCGCGGCCTTGGCGGCCCCGGCCTCCGGTGCGGCAATGGCCCCCACCGTGCCCGTGCCAATTGCCAGACCTGCAAGACCCATAGTCTTCACAAAATCCCGGCGCGTAAAGCCGGTTTCTTCAATCTTCTTGCTCATAAAACCTCCTGATTGAGAGTCGGTTTACCGCCCTAAGCCAGCATGCGCCCCGGGCGGGAACGGGATTCGTTTTCACTGTATACCCGGATGGCGCGCAGGCCCGATACCGGGCATTCATGCTCGCACATGCCGCAGCCGATACATTTTGCGGGGTCTACGAACGGCCGCTGCAATCTTACCAGGATATCCACCTTGGCTCCGTAAAAAACCTGGGTGCCCCCTACTGCCAGGGAATCTTCCAGGGTCAACCGGTTCCCGGAAAACCCGATTATGCGCCTGAGCGCCGCTCCGGGCTGCCCGGTGACCCGCAGGTAATAGTCACCGCTGCCCAGGTTTACGGCTACGGGGGTAGGGGCATACAGGTCCACCCCTTGACTCAGAACCCTGGCCGGCAACTCCTGCCCACCCCGGATGGTCTCGTACTCGGTGCGGGTAAAGATGGCCTTGGGGCTCACGGGACATAATTCATGACAGACCAGGCAAGGCCGGTCCATGGCCCAGGGCAGGCAGCGGGTGCGGTCCACGAAGGCTGTGCCCATGCGGATCGGTCCCTGGGCCGCGAACTCGCCGGTGCCCTGCTTTTCTTCCAGGCTTAAGGGGCGAATGGCCGCAGTGGGGCAGACCTGGCCGCAGGCGACGCAATTGGGCTGGCAACCGCTGCGGCCGATGCGGTAGTTGACCGCCGGGGTCCACAGACCTTGTATTCCGGCTTCAAATAACGCGGGCTGGATGATATTGCCGGGGCAGATGCGCATACATTGGCCGCACCGGATGCAGCGAGCCAGGAAGCGGTCCTCGTCCAGGGCGCCGGGTGGCCGGATGAGGTTGGGGTCACGGTTGCTCCCGGCGAGGCCCCCCACCTCCCACATGGACACCACCAGCAACCCGGCCCCGGCCATAACCAGACCGCGTTTGGACAGGTCCGGCAATCCGGCCTCACCGGCGGTGGAGGGTTTATTTGCAAAGGTAATTCGGCTGGCAGGGCAGCGGTCCAGGCAATTCATGCACATCACGCACTCACCGGTGATGATCGTCCCCGCGGGGCGGCAAGCCCCTTCGCAGTACTCCTCACAGATGCAACAATCGCCGCATTTGGTCGAAATCTTGCCGATGCGCCAGGGAGTGAAGCGGCCGAGCAAACCGAACAATGCCCCCAGGGGGCAGACAAACCGGCAGAAGAACCGCGGCAGGACCAGGTTCAGGCCCACCACCCCCAGAAACACGACCCCTATGAGCCAGGTCGAGGCGTAAAAGCGCGGCTCGTCGCTGAGCAGGCCCAGGCGGTTATCGGCCAAGGGGGCCAGGGCCAGATTCACGCTGCGGTATAGCAGGGGCAGCGGGTCGAAAACCCCGGTCTGCACCGACCCCATGAGGGCCAAGGCCAGCAGGAAGGCCAGGAGGTAGTACTTCAAGTTCTGCGCCCGGCGGTGGCGATTGGCCTGCACCCGGACGTGAGCGTGCTGACCCCGTCGCCCCAGCCAGCCGGTGGCCTGGTTGATGGTGCCCAAAGGACAGGCAAAGCCGCAAAAGAACCGGCCCACAAACAGGGTAAGCCCAATGGTGACCAACGCCCAG
This window of the Desulfobaccales bacterium genome carries:
- a CDS encoding DUF4337 family protein; this encodes MPEPQKETWLKLVALTVIVLALAAGISAFKAVGYSTLVQIYAAREARHWQDYQVQSIKKDNFAINRDILLSQRLPEGKAAKAPKTAAARIKEFEDEMGRLNQERDQIKKEAQQLAAQEETLAKKAGELGLAVILFQLAILSTATAALTRKKILWLVGLALGVWGLVYVGMNLII
- the purF gene encoding amidophosphoribosyltransferase — encoded protein: MATDSQAISPDAEKPREHCGVFGIYGHPEAARLTYFGLYALQHRGQESCGIVSGDGTRVRMHRGLGLVPEVFNPDILDQLPGHLAIGHVRYSTTGSTMLINAQPFVVQHHGQMIAIGHNGTLTNARDIRCRLEEGGSIFQSTMDTEVIVHLMARHRGADCVESLINALEYVKGSYSLVLATADKVIAARDPHGFRPLCIGRLNGSWVVASETCALDLVQADYWRDVEPGEIVVLDENGLHSHKPFLPAAPHFCIFEYVYFARPDSYVFGQSVYMVRKRLGEALAREHPLSADLVMPFPDSGVYAALGYHAATAIPFEMGVIRNHYVGRTFIQPSQSMRDFSVRIKLNPVRDLLKDQRVVVIEDSIIRGTTTRSRVKSLRDAGAKEVSMLVSCPPHRFPCYYGIDFSSKGELIASQQEIDQIRDFLGLDYLGYLSLEGLVEATQLNQSDFCLSCFSGDYPVPLEANFSKTCFEDDVCSAAHNETILPPVCGRP
- a CDS encoding aldo/keto reductase, which gives rise to MSKKIEETGFTRRDFVKTMGLAGLAIGTGTVGAIAAPEAGAAKAATVPKRKLGKTGVDVSILNLGGMFDTINNQLLLKQAVKWGVTYWDTAESYGNGLSEEGFGRFFARNPEARKEIFLVTKLVPKKGNLTERLDKSLKRLQTDHVDLFFIHAITGIDQMTPAFKDWAAEMKKAGKIKFFGFSTHTNMDDCLLGAAKLNWIDAVMLTYNFRTMQSPKMQEALNACAKSGVGLVAMKTMGGGPGPTKSATKAELKVVEGFQARGFSDKQAKLKVVWENPQIASLCSQMPNLSILSANVAAARDLTKLAKEEFESLRQYALETKADYCAGCGSICQAAVGGAVPVNEVMRCLMYHRDYGEPELARQTFAGLPEAVRQQLTEVDYSQAEQVCPQGLAIAALMRQAQEMLA
- a CDS encoding ABC transporter substrate-binding protein, with product MYKGLLRVFLAAALVVSAFGSVQAADQKPIKIGAFFALSGPAAPIGTPTKLVAEMAVDQINKAGGINGQPLELIIGDTESDPAKAATIAKKFIFADKVAAIIGPTSTGEGMQVKKIVEEAGIPIFMTVGGDPPIMKETGPFTYIFKSPQRSSTAVTRLFAYLKEKKLTKAGLLYASDPFGKDGAVWLEKLAPDYGITFVAKESFGPKDTDMTAQLTKIKNANPQAIICWTIGPAGAIVAKNKAQLGIKVPLFQCHGQPGPEYIKLAGKASEGDLMPATKLMAAAQLPDNDPQKKVIENFIQLYNDVYHLDKQFPINTHSGYAWDAITIVANAMKKAGTDPKALRTAIENTQGYVGVSGIYNLSATDHNGLGPDSMVIIQVKDGKFELAK
- a CDS encoding putative cobaltochelatase; the encoded protein is MTPKRPVYPFAALVGQERLKQALILNAINPLIGGVLIRGEKGTAKSTAARGLAELLPPIPMVAGCPFHCHPELPELMCDACLKRHEQGEVLPRRDRPMPVVDLPLGTTEDRLLGTIDLEKAIKSGEKHFEPGLLASANRGILYVDEVNLLDDHLVDVLLDAAAMGVNVVEREGISFTHPARFILVGTMNPEEGELRPQLLDRFGLCVEVTGLHNLDARMAVVERRLAFEADPDGFNNRWQGEQDGMRQAILAARERLPHVAFTHDLLRLITAICVDQGVDGHRADIFMLKVAQTLAAFRGRKAVTPEDVREAAALVLPHRLRRKPFSESEMDENRLEETFRKHAEDLAERPVPQAPPPQPGGASEGEEVALIGEVTVAPGSTFPVQPLDLPHDRQVKKAPGARTRAVSDDTTGRYVRPTLSKPGVPDLALDATLRAAAPYQAVRERGNLALAIREPDLRYKVREKRIGRHILFVVDASGSMGADERMAETKAAILSLLIDAYQKRERVGLIVFRGATARVALPFTHSVEMAQRYLTNLPTGGKTPLPHALNLARELLQKEKARHPRDAFLLVLITDGRANLSLSQGLSPMEEVKELAAQIGALKINALVLDTERFAPCLDLGCLPELSRILGGQYHSVASLRAPEVVARVASLLGTAAIP
- a CDS encoding 5'-nucleotidase C-terminal domain-containing protein, with product MKRIWIILLGVLLMVSLAPWAEAAPVSLRILYVNDFHGFAEPIKQTNGKPSIGGIAYLAGAVDRARQQRPSILLAAGDMIQGNAWANLFLGQSVIDVMNAMKFDAMVVGNHEFNFGPKVLQERIAQANFPILGANVEGLPSLKPYVIKKLNGIRIGIIGVVTQDSVNTAPKNIAGLKFTPPESALLKYLPELKRQADIIVVLSHCGYPVDRELAAKVPGIDVIVGGHTHTKLTHPEEVGNTIIVQAWEHAKNLGVLDLSVEAGKIVKFQGALQEISPNTEKPDPQIQAIVTRYEDLANPPLRQSIGETLVDLDASRVRTEETNLGDFIADVMRQTAQADAAIINAGSIKGSIAKGTIRTQDVYNALPYDNYLIAIQLTGAQLKEALEHGVSQVGKPSHRFPQVSGLTFTYSRSAPVGSRVREVIVGGQLLNLTKKYIVATIDYLGAGGDGFKIFAAALERRDGGEMDRVVYTDTGNWLRDRVIIAIKAQKTIAPQVDGRIKAVD
- a CDS encoding metallophosphoesterase family protein — encoded protein: MPEHLIGVISDTHGLLRPQAASALSGVELIIHAGDIGNPQILEALTRIAPVHAVRGNTDRGDWAADLPHTRVVEVGGLLIYVLHELFTLDLDPAAAGFAAVIYGHSHSPHMERKNGVLYLNPGSAGPRRFTLPVTLARIKLQGVSLHPELVELKA
- a CDS encoding 4Fe-4S binding protein, whose translation is MRIVTVRRISQAFFLVIFLWFCSAATLGAAWWQLRGWPINWLLELDPLTAISTALATHSFYAPLAWALVTIGLTLFVGRFFCGFACPLGTINQATGWLGRRGQHAHVRVQANRHRRAQNLKYYLLAFLLALALMGSVQTGVFDPLPLLYRSVNLALAPLADNRLGLLSDEPRFYASTWLIGVVFLGVVGLNLVLPRFFCRFVCPLGALFGLLGRFTPWRIGKISTKCGDCCICEEYCEGACRPAGTIITGECVMCMNCLDRCPASRITFANKPSTAGEAGLPDLSKRGLVMAGAGLLVVSMWEVGGLAGSNRDPNLIRPPGALDEDRFLARCIRCGQCMRICPGNIIQPALFEAGIQGLWTPAVNYRIGRSGCQPNCVACGQVCPTAAIRPLSLEEKQGTGEFAAQGPIRMGTAFVDRTRCLPWAMDRPCLVCHELCPVSPKAIFTRTEYETIRGGQELPARVLSQGVDLYAPTPVAVNLGSGDYYLRVTGQPGAALRRIIGFSGNRLTLEDSLAVGGTQVFYGAKVDILVRLQRPFVDPAKCIGCGMCEHECPVSGLRAIRVYSENESRSRPGRMLA